A window of the Vicingus serpentipes genome harbors these coding sequences:
- a CDS encoding PorP/SprF family type IX secretion system membrane protein, protein MRKILLISFLLLSGGLLFSQQLPHFSQYYLNDFLINPAIAGTRPYFEGKSAHRYQWEGITDAPRTYTLSAHGPTKNQKMGLGGYLFTDNVGPTRRTGFNLAYAYHLKINQKLNLSLGLSAGILQFMIDGSKITLREEDDDIITNGVQSTLIPDAGFGLYLYHEKYYFGFSAPQLLNNKINFFEDGRNPTGTLPSHFFATAGYNLQLNEDFTLQPSVFVKYVKPAPIQFEGTLKVLYKNKLWLAGTYRDKDAITASLGYLINDSFTVAYAYDFTTTNLRNYSNGTHELLVGIRFYSFAPKKDSEASFE, encoded by the coding sequence ATGAGAAAAATACTTTTAATATCATTTTTATTACTAAGTGGAGGATTGTTGTTTTCTCAACAACTTCCTCACTTTAGTCAATATTATTTAAATGATTTTTTAATAAATCCGGCTATCGCTGGTACTCGCCCTTATTTTGAAGGTAAATCGGCACACCGATACCAATGGGAAGGAATTACAGATGCCCCTAGAACTTATACACTAAGTGCTCATGGGCCAACCAAAAATCAAAAAATGGGGTTGGGAGGTTATTTATTTACCGACAATGTTGGACCTACTAGAAGAACTGGCTTTAATTTAGCTTATGCCTACCACTTAAAAATAAATCAAAAATTAAACTTATCGTTAGGTTTATCTGCAGGTATTTTACAATTTATGATTGATGGCTCTAAAATTACCTTACGTGAGGAAGATGACGACATCATTACGAATGGCGTGCAATCTACCTTAATACCAGATGCTGGTTTTGGTTTGTATTTATACCACGAAAAATATTACTTCGGTTTTTCTGCACCACAACTATTAAACAATAAGATTAACTTTTTTGAAGATGGTAGAAACCCAACTGGAACTTTACCAAGTCACTTTTTTGCAACAGCAGGTTATAACTTACAATTAAATGAGGATTTCACCTTGCAACCTTCTGTTTTTGTAAAATATGTAAAACCAGCACCTATTCAGTTTGAAGGAACATTAAAAGTATTATACAAAAACAAATTGTGGTTAGCGGGTACTTACCGTGATAAAGATGCAATAACAGCTTCGTTAGGATACTTAATAAACGATAGTTTTACTGTTGCCTATGCTTATGATTTTACAACCACCAATCTAAGGAACTATAGCAATGGTACGCACGAGTTGTTAGTAGGTATTCGTTTTTACAGTTTTGCTCCTAAAAAAGATTCTGAAGCTTCTTTTGAGTAA
- a CDS encoding DUF1801 domain-containing protein, which yields MNEQDHFYLDKEEPNKGCLITLRNIILQQDENITTTKKYGMPCFCYKNKMFCYLWVDKKTNEPYILFVEGQNINHPKLETGIRNRMKILRVNPNKDIPIETVTSLLNTALDLYRKGVIKVS from the coding sequence ATGAACGAACAAGACCATTTTTACCTTGATAAAGAAGAACCAAACAAGGGTTGTTTAATTACATTAAGAAACATCATTTTACAACAAGACGAAAACATTACTACTACTAAAAAATACGGCATGCCTTGTTTTTGTTATAAAAATAAAATGTTTTGCTACTTATGGGTAGATAAAAAAACGAATGAACCCTATATACTATTTGTAGAGGGACAAAACATCAATCATCCTAAGTTAGAAACTGGCATTCGCAACCGAATGAAGATACTTCGGGTAAACCCTAACAAAGACATTCCAATTGAAACAGTTACAAGCTTATTAAATACTGCTCTAGATTTATACCGGAAAGGAGTAATAAAAGTGAGCTAA
- a CDS encoding ABC transporter substrate-binding protein: protein MKKLIYLLIGAAVILTSCGGNENTKKDDAKVAKGSVKYGGVFKLNETEDFRSLYPLNITEVVAHRITNQVYQGLLKLNQEDLTVLPSLAEKWEINEDATTFTFHLRKGVKFHDNQCFTDGKGRELNANDVKYCFEKACESSPENQMFPFFKDRLKGANEYYESTINKTPLAGGIEGIKVIDDYTIEFNLNYSFAGFLKILSHPACWVYPKEAFDMYGIDMRKNCVGTGPFRVKTIKESETVILERNPDYWENDQYGNQLPYLDGIKFSFIKEKKAELLEFRKGNLDMVYRLPLEMIKDVVGELEDAKKGGNKPYVMQVVPAMSVVYLGMQHKLPPFDNVDVRKAFNYAIDKNSIVTYTLQGDGRPGVHGFVPPFKGYDYESIEGYVFNPEKAKEHFKKAGYENGKGFPEITLQINSGGGDRNVQIAEVVQKMLSENLGVKINIEQLQFPQHLDNLETGKALFWRSAWIADYPDPENFLSLLYGKNVPEDMSTNSYLNSVRYQSEAFDAKFNEALREVDEAKRYELYKQADQIAVDDAATLPIFYDENTRLIQVYVKNFPSNAMEYRDMTAVYFDKDEE, encoded by the coding sequence ATGAAAAAATTAATTTATTTATTGATAGGTGCTGCAGTAATTTTAACAAGTTGTGGCGGTAATGAGAACACTAAAAAAGATGATGCTAAGGTAGCAAAAGGTAGTGTTAAATACGGTGGTGTTTTCAAATTAAACGAAACTGAAGACTTTCGAAGTTTATATCCTTTAAACATTACAGAGGTAGTTGCACATAGAATTACCAATCAAGTTTATCAAGGTTTATTAAAACTTAACCAAGAAGATTTGACTGTTCTACCATCTTTAGCTGAGAAATGGGAAATAAATGAAGATGCTACTACATTTACTTTTCATCTTAGAAAAGGCGTTAAATTTCATGATAATCAATGTTTTACTGATGGAAAAGGAAGAGAACTTAATGCTAACGATGTAAAATATTGTTTTGAAAAAGCATGTGAAAGCTCTCCTGAAAATCAAATGTTCCCATTTTTTAAAGATAGACTTAAAGGAGCAAATGAGTATTATGAGTCAACAATTAATAAAACTCCTTTAGCTGGAGGTATAGAAGGCATAAAAGTAATAGATGATTACACTATTGAATTTAACTTAAACTATTCATTTGCAGGATTTTTAAAAATACTTAGCCACCCTGCATGTTGGGTTTATCCAAAAGAAGCTTTTGATATGTATGGAATTGACATGAGAAAAAATTGTGTCGGAACAGGTCCTTTTAGAGTAAAAACTATAAAAGAATCAGAAACTGTTATTCTTGAAAGAAATCCTGATTACTGGGAAAATGATCAATATGGAAACCAATTACCTTATCTAGATGGAATTAAATTTTCATTCATTAAAGAAAAGAAAGCTGAATTACTTGAATTTAGAAAAGGTAATTTAGATATGGTTTATCGTTTGCCTCTTGAAATGATAAAAGATGTTGTTGGTGAATTAGAAGATGCTAAAAAAGGCGGAAATAAGCCTTATGTAATGCAAGTTGTTCCTGCTATGAGTGTTGTTTATCTTGGTATGCAACATAAACTTCCTCCTTTTGACAATGTTGATGTTCGAAAAGCTTTTAACTATGCAATTGACAAAAATTCAATTGTAACATATACGTTACAAGGAGATGGAAGACCTGGAGTTCATGGATTTGTACCTCCTTTTAAAGGTTATGACTACGAAAGCATAGAAGGTTATGTCTTTAACCCTGAAAAAGCTAAAGAGCACTTTAAAAAGGCTGGGTATGAAAATGGTAAAGGATTCCCTGAAATTACATTACAAATTAACTCTGGTGGTGGAGATAGAAATGTTCAAATTGCAGAAGTTGTTCAAAAAATGTTAAGTGAAAATTTAGGTGTTAAAATTAATATTGAGCAGCTACAATTTCCTCAGCACTTAGACAACTTAGAGACAGGGAAAGCATTATTTTGGAGATCAGCATGGATAGCTGATTACCCAGATCCTGAAAACTTCTTAAGTTTACTATATGGTAAAAATGTACCTGAAGATATGTCTACAAATTCTTATTTAAATTCTGTTAGATATCAAAGTGAAGCATTTGACGCTAAATTTAATGAAGCTTTAAGAGAAGTTGACGAGGCAAAGCGTTACGAATTGTACAAACAAGCTGATCAGATAGCAGTTGATGATGCAGCGACTTTACCTATTTTCTATGATGAAAATACACGTTTAATTCAAGTATATGTAAAGAACTTCCCTTCAAATGCAATGGAATATAGAGACATGACTGCTGTATATTTTGATAAAGACGAAGAGTAA
- a CDS encoding DUF420 domain-containing protein — protein MKTEASYNKLITSISIILPIAVATLFGVRLPNVEPLSFLPPIYASTNGLTAIFLLLAVVAIKNGNRILHERLMKASLILSILFLLMYVAYHMTSDPTPFGGEGSIKYLYYFILISHIILSIAIIPLVLITYVKTLSNQFDKHKRIAKITFPLWLYVAVSGVVVYLMISPYY, from the coding sequence ATGAAAACGGAAGCCTCTTATAATAAACTAATCACATCTATTTCTATAATATTACCAATAGCTGTTGCTACTTTATTTGGTGTTAGATTGCCTAATGTTGAACCACTTAGTTTTCTACCTCCTATTTATGCTTCAACAAATGGCTTAACTGCAATTTTTCTTCTTTTAGCAGTAGTTGCAATTAAAAATGGAAATCGTATTCTTCATGAACGATTAATGAAGGCATCTTTAATTTTGTCAATTTTGTTTCTGTTGATGTATGTTGCCTATCATATGACATCAGATCCTACTCCATTTGGAGGTGAAGGAAGTATAAAGTACCTTTATTACTTTATACTAATTTCTCATATTATTTTATCAATTGCAATTATACCATTAGTATTAATTACTTATGTTAAAACGTTGTCAAATCAATTTGATAAACATAAAAGGATTGCAAAAATTACTTTTCCTTTATGGCTTTATGTTGCTGTTAGTGGGGTGGTAGTATATTTAATGATTTCCCCTTATTATTAA
- the cyoE gene encoding heme o synthase has product MNQVKTESIVAISLMEKLKCYAQILKLKITVFVVISAVFGYFIGAATYNLSEIISLVIGGFLVTGSANTFNQIIERNHDKLMTRTEGRPLPQNKLNVNEVIVFAFLSGIIGITVLWIALNPLSGVLGLLAIFMYAAIYTPLKRISPYAVFVGAFPGAIPPMLGLVASTGSFGFEAGMLFAIQFLWQFPHFWAIAWRLHGQYQKAGFKMLPYDKKNKTSAVIIFISSLLLMLSSYLPEYFNVTGRIATVGLFLLSCLMVFPAFKLMQTQDDKYALRVMLMSYVYLIFSLLFILADKV; this is encoded by the coding sequence ATGAATCAAGTAAAAACAGAAAGTATAGTAGCAATTAGCTTAATGGAAAAATTGAAATGCTATGCTCAAATTTTAAAACTTAAGATTACTGTTTTTGTAGTGATTTCAGCAGTTTTTGGTTATTTTATAGGAGCTGCAACATATAATCTTTCAGAAATTATAAGTTTAGTAATAGGTGGCTTTTTAGTTACTGGTTCTGCTAATACGTTTAATCAAATTATTGAACGTAATCATGATAAACTTATGACAAGAACAGAGGGTAGACCTCTGCCTCAAAATAAATTAAATGTAAATGAGGTAATTGTTTTTGCTTTTTTGTCAGGAATTATTGGAATTACTGTTTTATGGATTGCCTTAAATCCACTAAGTGGTGTGCTAGGCTTATTGGCTATTTTTATGTATGCTGCAATTTACACTCCTCTAAAAAGAATTTCTCCTTATGCAGTTTTTGTTGGTGCTTTTCCCGGAGCAATCCCTCCAATGTTGGGGTTGGTAGCATCAACTGGTAGTTTTGGCTTTGAGGCAGGTATGTTGTTTGCTATCCAGTTTTTATGGCAATTTCCTCATTTTTGGGCCATCGCTTGGCGTTTGCATGGGCAGTATCAAAAAGCCGGGTTTAAAATGTTGCCTTATGATAAGAAGAATAAAACTAGCGCTGTTATTATTTTTATTAGCAGTTTATTATTAATGCTTTCTAGTTATTTGCCTGAATATTTTAATGTAACTGGAAGAATTGCTACAGTTGGTTTGTTCTTACTGTCTTGTTTAATGGTTTTTCCAGCATTTAAGTTAATGCAAACTCAAGATGATAAATATGCATTAAGAGTAATGTTGATGTCTTATGTGTATTTGATTTTTTCTCTTTTATTTATTTTGGCAGATAAAGTTTAA
- the secA gene encoding preprotein translocase subunit SecA: MAGAGLLNKVLKTFLGSKTDRDLKELSPIIEQTNAVYTQLNSLSNDELRAKTNSFKSKIKEYTKETEDKIAALKTKIDEDNNLSIHDKENIYNEIDELDKKVLEQIEEVLLEIQAEAFAVIKETSRRFAENKTIEVTATQMDRDIAAQRDSVEINGDKAIYHNSWLAAGTEVTWAMVHYDVQLIGGSVLHQGKVAEMQTGEGKTLVGTLPVYLNALAERGIHLVTVNNYLAKRDSEWMAPIFEFHGMTVDCIDKHEPNSPERRKAYLADITYGTNNEFGFDYLRDNMARSPEDLVQRKHHYAIVDEVDSVLIDDARTPLIISGPTPKGDKHEFHELKPRVEKLVAEQKKFATEALSEAKKLLSPLSNGEKISKEDQEKGGLALLRAHRAFPKNKALIKFLSEQGIKAMLQKTENYYMQDQNKEMPKADEPLFFVVDEKSNSVELSEKGIDLITGAGEDPKFFVMPDIGSEVAEIEKSNTSEAEKLAEKDRVIQDYSVKAERIHTINQLLKAYAMFEIDVEYVVMDNKVKIVDEQTGRIMDGRRYSDGLHQAIEAKENVKVEAATQTYATVTLQNYFRMYHKLSGMTGTAETESQELWDIYKLDVVIIPTNRPIARDDRQDLVYKTKREKYTAVIDEIVTLVNQKRPVLVGTTSVEISELLGRMLKMKGINHNVLNAKLHQREAEVVAGAGQPGAVTIATNMAGRGTDIKLGEGVKEAGGLAIIGTERHDSRRVDRQLRGRAGRQGDPGSSQFFVSLEDDLMRLFNSERIIKLMDRMGLEEGEVIQHSMVTKSIERAQKKVEENNFGIRKRLLEYDDIMNSQREVVYTKRRNALHGERLGVEISNMIYDVCEDIVNDAQDHGDFETYKIDLIRLLSIQNPFQEKEFFEGNAIELVEELHDLALTHYHKKSELIAQMAFPVIKDVYENQGAHYENILVPITDGQKVLNVSTPLEKTYQNECKELIKSTEKNVILAMIDEDWKEHLREMDELKQSVQSAVYEQKDPLLIYKFEAFKLFNSSLLKINKEVASFLMKCSLPQPKEGAPEIETKEAQAPQKSEVSNLQTSRPDNYAAPQQQGQPQQAEKPKAQPVRVEKKVGRNDLCPCGSGKKFKQCHGK; the protein is encoded by the coding sequence ATGGCTGGAGCAGGATTATTAAATAAAGTTCTAAAAACTTTTTTAGGAAGCAAAACCGATAGAGATTTAAAAGAATTATCACCTATAATAGAGCAAACTAATGCAGTTTACACTCAACTTAATTCATTGTCTAATGATGAATTAAGAGCTAAAACAAATTCTTTTAAATCAAAAATAAAAGAATATACAAAAGAAACCGAAGATAAAATTGCAGCGTTAAAAACTAAAATTGACGAAGACAATAATCTTTCCATTCATGATAAAGAAAACATCTACAATGAAATAGATGAACTAGACAAAAAAGTTCTTGAACAAATTGAAGAAGTTTTACTAGAAATTCAAGCTGAAGCCTTTGCTGTTATAAAAGAAACATCAAGAAGATTTGCAGAAAATAAAACCATAGAGGTTACCGCAACCCAAATGGATAGAGATATTGCTGCACAAAGAGATAGCGTTGAGATTAATGGTGATAAAGCAATTTATCATAATTCATGGCTAGCAGCTGGAACAGAAGTCACATGGGCTATGGTTCATTACGATGTTCAATTAATTGGCGGTAGTGTGTTACACCAAGGAAAAGTTGCTGAAATGCAAACTGGTGAAGGTAAAACTTTAGTTGGTACATTACCCGTATATTTAAATGCTCTTGCTGAAAGAGGGATTCACTTGGTAACAGTAAATAATTATCTAGCAAAAAGGGATTCTGAATGGATGGCTCCAATTTTTGAATTCCATGGAATGACTGTTGACTGTATTGATAAGCATGAACCTAATTCGCCAGAAAGAAGAAAAGCATATTTAGCAGATATTACTTATGGTACAAATAACGAATTTGGATTTGATTATTTAAGAGATAATATGGCTCGCTCGCCAGAAGATTTGGTTCAACGGAAACATCATTATGCAATTGTAGATGAAGTAGATTCTGTTTTAATTGATGATGCACGTACACCTTTAATTATTTCTGGTCCAACTCCTAAAGGAGACAAACATGAGTTTCATGAATTAAAACCTAGAGTTGAAAAATTAGTAGCTGAACAAAAGAAATTTGCTACTGAAGCATTAAGTGAAGCTAAAAAATTATTATCTCCATTAAGTAATGGAGAAAAAATAAGTAAAGAAGATCAAGAAAAAGGTGGCTTAGCTCTATTAAGAGCACATAGAGCATTCCCAAAAAACAAAGCTTTAATTAAGTTTTTAAGTGAGCAAGGAATTAAAGCCATGCTCCAAAAAACTGAGAATTACTACATGCAAGACCAAAACAAAGAAATGCCTAAGGCAGATGAACCTTTGTTTTTTGTGGTGGATGAAAAAAGTAACTCAGTAGAATTATCAGAAAAAGGTATTGACTTAATTACTGGAGCAGGAGAAGATCCAAAATTCTTTGTCATGCCTGATATTGGTTCTGAAGTTGCAGAGATAGAAAAATCTAATACTTCAGAAGCTGAAAAACTTGCTGAAAAAGATAGAGTTATACAAGATTACTCAGTAAAAGCAGAAAGAATCCATACTATTAACCAATTATTGAAAGCATATGCAATGTTTGAGATTGATGTTGAGTATGTTGTAATGGACAATAAAGTAAAAATTGTTGACGAACAAACTGGCCGTATTATGGATGGCCGTCGTTATTCTGATGGATTACACCAAGCTATTGAAGCTAAAGAAAATGTGAAAGTTGAAGCTGCTACGCAAACTTATGCAACTGTAACTTTACAAAATTATTTTAGAATGTACCATAAACTTTCGGGAATGACTGGTACTGCGGAAACTGAATCACAGGAGCTTTGGGATATCTATAAATTAGATGTAGTTATTATTCCAACTAACAGACCTATAGCCAGAGATGATAGACAAGATTTGGTTTACAAAACTAAAAGAGAAAAATATACAGCAGTAATTGATGAAATTGTAACATTAGTAAATCAAAAAAGACCCGTATTGGTAGGTACTACTTCTGTTGAAATTTCTGAGTTATTAGGAAGAATGCTTAAAATGAAAGGCATTAACCACAATGTATTAAATGCAAAACTACACCAACGTGAAGCTGAAGTGGTTGCCGGAGCAGGTCAACCAGGAGCTGTAACAATTGCAACAAATATGGCTGGTCGTGGTACCGATATTAAATTAGGAGAGGGTGTAAAAGAAGCTGGAGGTTTAGCAATTATTGGTACTGAACGCCACGATTCTCGTAGAGTTGACAGGCAATTAAGAGGTCGTGCTGGTCGTCAAGGAGACCCAGGTTCATCTCAATTTTTTGTTTCGTTAGAAGATGATTTAATGCGTTTATTTAATTCAGAGCGTATCATTAAATTAATGGATAGAATGGGCCTTGAGGAAGGTGAAGTTATCCAGCATTCAATGGTTACTAAATCAATCGAAAGAGCACAGAAAAAAGTAGAAGAAAATAACTTTGGTATTCGTAAGCGATTATTAGAGTACGATGATATTATGAACTCGCAACGTGAGGTTGTTTACACTAAACGTAGAAATGCTTTACATGGAGAACGTCTTGGGGTTGAAATATCAAACATGATTTATGATGTTTGTGAAGACATTGTAAATGATGCTCAAGATCATGGTGATTTCGAAACCTATAAAATTGATTTAATTCGTTTATTATCTATTCAAAATCCTTTCCAAGAAAAAGAATTTTTTGAAGGAAATGCAATAGAATTAGTTGAAGAATTACATGATTTAGCATTAACTCACTATCACAAAAAATCTGAGTTAATTGCTCAAATGGCATTCCCTGTTATTAAGGATGTTTATGAAAATCAAGGAGCTCACTACGAAAACATTTTAGTGCCAATTACAGATGGTCAAAAAGTTTTAAATGTATCAACTCCTCTCGAAAAAACTTACCAAAACGAATGCAAAGAGTTAATAAAATCTACAGAAAAAAATGTGATTTTAGCGATGATTGATGAGGATTGGAAAGAACACTTACGTGAGATGGATGAATTAAAGCAATCGGTACAAAGTGCAGTTTACGAGCAAAAAGACCCATTACTGATTTACAAATTTGAGGCATTTAAATTATTTAATTCTTCGTTATTAAAAATAAATAAAGAAGTAGCTAGTTTCTTAATGAAATGTAGCTTACCTCAGCCAAAAGAAGGTGCTCCAGAAATTGAAACAAAAGAAGCGCAAGCTCCACAAAAAAGTGAAGTAAGTAATCTTCAAACTAGCAGACCGGATAATTATGCTGCTCCTCAACAACAAGGACAACCTCAACAAGCAGAAAAACCAAAAGCCCAACCTGTAAGAGTTGAGAAAAAAGTAGGTAGAAATGATTTGTGCCCTTGTGGAAGTGGTAAAAAATTTAAACAATGTCACGGAAAATAA
- a CDS encoding acyloxyacyl hydrolase — MGGKIVPNYSVNFPKSTLQTAFAINLGSFNTDTSSWARYYNFPETGLAFFGSNLGNNKIYGNQFSLSPYIQFKLKNKKNPFYIKLAIGASYFTTHFDSISNTDNVAIGSGFTWGFQAFLYKTIYHNNGLHLRFGGGYSHASNGHTQLPNFGLNSGLLSLAAQFYNPKKEPKNLLSVSKQKSKSIFINFRQGIGFHELGGTAEPIGGTKREVYTSALSLGIIFNKHLKVRTGFAYRYYEQYNNYIVTTQNADYISAPKINSSNIYFFIGSEFLMGHIGLDVMGGLNLYKPFYKEFNTVYEKNEGPTYYLKKLFASRMGLNLYLINTNKLPQHNFFIGTHINANFGQADFTEFNIGYHFQLN; from the coding sequence ATGGGCGGGAAAATAGTCCCTAACTATTCTGTTAATTTCCCAAAATCAACTCTTCAAACTGCATTTGCTATTAATTTAGGCTCTTTTAATACGGACACTTCAAGTTGGGCAAGATATTACAATTTTCCCGAAACAGGTTTAGCTTTTTTTGGGTCCAACCTAGGTAATAATAAAATTTACGGTAATCAGTTTAGCTTATCACCCTATATACAGTTTAAGTTAAAAAATAAAAAAAATCCTTTTTACATAAAATTAGCCATTGGAGCTTCTTACTTTACTACTCATTTTGACAGTATTAGTAATACAGACAACGTTGCTATTGGCTCTGGTTTCACTTGGGGGTTTCAGGCTTTTTTATATAAAACCATTTACCATAATAATGGGTTACATCTTCGTTTCGGAGGAGGATATTCTCATGCTTCAAACGGACACACACAGCTCCCTAATTTTGGATTAAATTCAGGACTATTAAGTTTAGCTGCTCAATTTTACAATCCTAAAAAAGAACCTAAGAATCTCCTTTCTGTTTCAAAACAAAAATCAAAATCCATCTTCATTAATTTTAGACAAGGGATAGGGTTTCATGAATTAGGCGGAACTGCAGAACCTATCGGAGGTACAAAAAGAGAAGTTTACACTTCAGCTCTATCTTTAGGAATCATATTTAATAAACACTTAAAAGTGAGAACTGGGTTTGCTTATCGTTATTATGAACAGTACAATAATTATATCGTAACAACTCAAAACGCTGATTATATTTCAGCCCCAAAAATTAATTCTTCTAACATCTATTTTTTTATTGGCTCAGAGTTTTTAATGGGGCACATTGGATTAGATGTAATGGGAGGTTTAAACTTATATAAGCCGTTTTATAAAGAATTTAATACCGTATATGAGAAAAATGAAGGGCCAACTTATTATTTAAAAAAACTATTTGCTTCGCGAATGGGTTTGAATCTGTATCTAATTAATACAAATAAACTTCCTCAACACAACTTTTTTATTGGCACACATATAAATGCAAATTTTGGTCAAGCAGACTTTACGGAATTTAACATAGGTTATCATTTTCAATTAAATTAA